The Beijerinckiaceae bacterium RH AL1 genome has a segment encoding these proteins:
- a CDS encoding hypothetical protein (ID:RHAL1_02746;~conserved protein of unknown function;~source:Prodigal:2.6) — protein MPDKHLVLIPALFCDEALYAPVKAELAKHATVHVIAAPRDTMEESVAAILEQAPESFIVAGTSYGASLAIEVALAAQDRVKGLWIMGSNAGAPDPDQSAGLVQGIESNTEGVIGMLAGVVAHPSNPDAIQTFKDMAARVGPEHAGKQAKSLAAKRSVEAHASTLGMPVLAIWGAEDKISPPGSARGFVADVPNAEWHEIAGCGHLPTLEKPAEVATIAGAWLDKIVA, from the coding sequence TTGCCGGACAAGCATCTCGTTCTCATCCCCGCGCTCTTCTGCGACGAGGCGCTGTACGCGCCTGTCAAGGCGGAGCTCGCCAAGCATGCGACCGTCCACGTCATCGCCGCGCCGCGCGACACGATGGAGGAGAGCGTCGCGGCGATCCTCGAGCAGGCGCCGGAAAGCTTCATCGTCGCGGGAACATCGTACGGCGCAAGCCTAGCGATCGAGGTCGCTCTGGCGGCGCAGGACCGCGTCAAGGGGCTCTGGATCATGGGCTCGAACGCCGGCGCGCCCGACCCGGACCAGAGTGCAGGTCTCGTGCAAGGCATCGAGTCGAACACCGAGGGCGTTATCGGGATGCTGGCCGGCGTCGTCGCGCACCCCTCGAACCCGGACGCGATCCAGACCTTCAAGGACATGGCGGCGCGCGTCGGGCCCGAGCACGCCGGCAAGCAGGCGAAGTCGCTCGCCGCGAAGCGCTCCGTCGAGGCGCACGCGAGCACGCTCGGCATGCCGGTCCTGGCGATCTGGGGGGCCGAGGACAAGATCTCGCCGCCCGGGTCGGCCCGCGGGTTCGTCGCCGACGTCCCGAACGCCGAATGGCACGAGATCGCCGGCTGCGGCCACCTTCCCACCCTGGAGAAGCCCGCCGAGGTGGCGACGATCGCGGGCGCCTGGCTCGACAAGATCGTCGCCTAG
- the ispH gene encoding 1-hydroxy-2-methyl-2-(E)-butenyl 4-diphosphate reductase, 4Fe-4S protein (ID:RHAL1_02749;~source:Prodigal:2.6) → MTDATVLDAKPGEASAKPKLRIFLCAPRGFCAGVVRAIDAVEQALRLYGAPVYVRHEIVHNKYVVEGLKAKGAIFVEELSEVPDTQQPVIFSAHGVPKSIPAEAGRRNFHAIDATCPLVTKVHREAQIHFKRGRQILLVGHAGHPEVVGTLGQLPEGSIILVQHPEDIDTVQVRDEANLAYVTQTTLSLDDTKQMVDKLHERFPMIVGPQKEDICYATTNRQEAVKRIAPIVDALIVVGSSNSSNSQRLKEVGERSGCPYARLVLRAQDLEWDQLSKVRTLGITAGASAPEVLVEEIMDAFAERFELEIETVSTADESVFFPLPRELRPATATAG, encoded by the coding sequence ATGACCGACGCAACTGTCCTCGACGCGAAGCCGGGCGAGGCTTCTGCGAAGCCCAAGCTGCGCATCTTCCTGTGCGCGCCGCGCGGCTTCTGCGCCGGCGTGGTGCGAGCGATCGACGCGGTGGAGCAGGCGCTGCGGCTCTACGGCGCGCCGGTCTACGTGCGCCACGAGATCGTCCACAACAAGTACGTCGTCGAGGGGCTGAAGGCGAAAGGCGCGATCTTCGTCGAGGAGCTCTCCGAGGTGCCGGACACGCAGCAGCCGGTGATCTTTTCCGCGCACGGCGTGCCGAAGTCGATTCCCGCCGAGGCGGGGCGGCGCAATTTTCACGCGATCGACGCGACGTGCCCGCTGGTCACCAAGGTGCATCGCGAGGCGCAGATCCACTTCAAGCGCGGCCGCCAGATCCTGCTCGTCGGCCATGCCGGCCACCCCGAGGTCGTCGGCACGCTGGGCCAGCTGCCCGAGGGCTCGATCATCCTCGTCCAGCACCCGGAGGACATCGACACTGTGCAGGTCCGCGACGAGGCCAACCTCGCCTACGTCACGCAGACCACGCTGTCGCTCGACGACACCAAGCAGATGGTCGACAAGCTGCACGAGCGCTTCCCGATGATCGTCGGCCCGCAGAAAGAAGACATCTGCTATGCGACGACCAACCGCCAGGAGGCGGTAAAGCGGATCGCGCCGATCGTCGACGCGCTGATCGTCGTCGGCTCCTCGAACTCGTCGAACTCCCAGCGCCTCAAGGAAGTCGGCGAGCGCTCGGGCTGCCCCTACGCGCGCCTCGTCCTGCGCGCGCAGGACCTCGAGTGGGACCAGCTCTCGAAGGTGCGCACGCTCGGCATCACCGCCGGCGCCTCGGCGCCCGAGGTCCTGGTCGAGGAGATCATGGACGCCTTCGCCGAGCGCTTCGAGCTCGAGATCGAGACCGTCTCGACGGCCGACGAGAGCGTCTTCTTCCCGCTGCCGCGCGAGCTGCGGCCGGCGACCGCAACGGCGGGCTAA
- a CDS encoding Replicative DNA helicase (fragment) (source:Prodigal:2.6;~ID:RHAL1_02747) codes for MGKTALATNIAFNIAKAYEFRTKPDGAHETVNGGIVGFFSLEMSSEQLATRIIAEQAQVPGYKIRRGDITEHDFHRIAEAAREMQQTPFYIDQTGGISIAQLTARARRLKRQRGLDLLVVDYLQLLSGSKSRGDNRVQELTEITTGLKALAKELNVPVVALSQLSRQVESRDDKRPQLSDLRESGSIEQDADVVIFVYREEYYLKNKQPREGTEEFLAWQQDMERAYGKAEVIIGKQRHGPTGTVELAFEGEYTRFSNLAQDERLPAH; via the coding sequence ATGGGCAAGACGGCGCTCGCCACCAACATCGCCTTCAACATCGCAAAGGCGTACGAATTCCGCACCAAGCCCGACGGCGCGCACGAGACGGTCAACGGCGGCATCGTCGGCTTCTTCTCGCTCGAGATGTCGTCCGAGCAGCTCGCCACCCGCATCATCGCCGAGCAGGCGCAGGTGCCGGGCTACAAGATCCGCCGCGGCGACATCACCGAGCACGACTTCCACCGCATTGCCGAAGCCGCGCGCGAGATGCAGCAGACGCCGTTCTACATCGACCAGACCGGCGGCATCTCGATCGCCCAGCTGACCGCGCGCGCCCGCCGCCTCAAGCGCCAGCGCGGGCTCGACCTTCTGGTCGTCGACTACCTGCAGCTGCTCTCCGGCTCGAAGTCGCGCGGCGACAATCGCGTGCAGGAGCTGACCGAGATCACGACCGGCCTGAAGGCGCTGGCCAAGGAGCTGAACGTGCCGGTGGTGGCGCTGTCCCAGCTCTCGCGCCAGGTCGAGAGCCGCGACGACAAGCGTCCGCAGCTTTCCGACCTTCGCGAGTCCGGCTCGATCGAGCAGGACGCGGATGTGGTGATCTTCGTCTATCGCGAGGAGTATTACCTCAAGAACAAGCAGCCGCGCGAGGGCACAGAGGAGTTCCTGGCCTGGCAGCAGGACATGGAGCGTGCCTACGGTAAGGCCGAGGTAATCATCGGCAAGCAGCGCCATGGGCCGACCGGCACCGTCGAGCTGGCCTTCGAGGGCGAGTACACGCGCTTCTCGAACCTCGCGCAGGACGAGCGGCTGCCGGCGCACTGA
- a CDS encoding hypothetical protein (ID:RHAL1_02748;~source:Prodigal:2.6) — MPVATPDRPPSRSKALAAMSTAVVSASEKRWKPPS; from the coding sequence ATGCCGGTGGCGACGCCCGACAGGCCGCCGTCGCGCTCGAAGGCTTTGGCCGCCATGTCGACGGCGGTGGTCAGCGCGTCCGAGAAGCGCTGGAAGCCGCCGTCATAG